The Solibacillus daqui genome has a segment encoding these proteins:
- a CDS encoding TAXI family TRAP transporter solute-binding subunit, which yields MFKSKNILFMFILSAFILVLAACGGDDKSSTDSGTSDSGTDKETAGTDYSGEFLSILTGGTQGTYYPLGGTFADLITSETGAKVTAEVSQASAANMTALDAGEGDVAFVQTDIAYYATNGTMMFDGKKIDSISALGALYPETIQLVTLADSGIKTYADLKGKKVSVGAPGSGTFANAEQLLEIHGLSMDDIKAQNLDFGESTDGIQSGQIDAAFITAGYPTSAVEALNATNGVYIVPVEADKAEELIAKYPYYAVDNIPAGTYGLEADTPAVSVGAMLAVKKDLPEDLVYAMTKAIYDNTDKISHAKGALIKAETGLDGIGIDVHPGAQKYFDEVK from the coding sequence ATGTTCAAATCTAAAAATATACTATTCATGTTTATTTTAAGCGCTTTCATTTTAGTGCTAGCGGCATGTGGTGGAGATGATAAATCTTCAACAGATTCTGGTACTTCAGATTCAGGTACAGATAAAGAAACAGCTGGAACTGATTATAGCGGTGAGTTTTTAAGTATTTTAACAGGTGGTACACAAGGAACTTACTACCCGTTAGGTGGTACATTCGCTGATTTAATTACTTCAGAAACAGGTGCTAAAGTAACAGCTGAGGTTTCACAAGCATCTGCTGCCAATATGACAGCACTTGACGCAGGTGAAGGCGATGTAGCATTCGTACAAACAGACATCGCGTACTATGCAACAAACGGTACAATGATGTTTGATGGTAAAAAAATTGATTCAATTTCTGCATTAGGGGCGTTATATCCAGAAACAATTCAATTAGTAACATTAGCAGATTCAGGCATTAAAACTTATGCAGACTTAAAAGGTAAAAAGGTTTCTGTAGGTGCACCAGGTTCTGGAACATTTGCAAACGCAGAACAATTATTAGAAATACATGGTTTATCAATGGATGATATTAAAGCGCAGAACTTAGATTTCGGTGAATCAACAGACGGTATTCAATCTGGTCAAATTGATGCAGCATTCATTACAGCAGGTTATCCAACAAGTGCTGTAGAAGCATTAAACGCAACAAATGGTGTATACATTGTGCCGGTTGAAGCTGACAAAGCAGAAGAGTTAATCGCGAAATATCCATACTATGCAGTGGATAACATTCCAGCAGGCACATATGGCTTAGAAGCAGATACACCAGCTGTATCAGTAGGCGCGATGTTAGCAGTTAAGAAGGATTTACCAGAAGACTTAGTTTATGCAATGACAAAGGCGATTTATGATAATACAGATAAAATCAGCCATGCAAAAGGCGCGTTAATTAAAGCAGAAACGGGCTTAGATGGAATCGGTATTGATGTTCACCCAGGTGCACAAAAATACTTTGATGAAGTGAAGTAG
- a CDS encoding LysM peptidoglycan-binding and 3D domain-containing protein — protein sequence MKNKKMIALTLAGALTFWGFVAKGASAEPYTIQSGDTLYSISQQFNTTIASIMEVNHLKSDLIYADDTIEIGLDTELYLIEPGDTLFRIAADHNVSVEQLQEWNDLSSDLIYAGDTISVSGSTEEVLAVIADQSSDADSNATETDSSDRVETIEETSAPTSNVERTMTVEATAYTAYCDGCSGTTANGTNLRANPNLKVIAVDPRVIPLGTKVWVEGYGEAVAADTGGAIKGNKIDVFIPNLDGAYEWGRRTVTIKILD from the coding sequence TTGAAGAATAAAAAGATGATTGCATTAACATTAGCTGGAGCATTAACCTTCTGGGGATTTGTCGCGAAAGGAGCTTCGGCAGAACCATACACAATTCAATCGGGTGATACACTGTATTCGATTAGTCAGCAATTCAATACAACCATTGCATCGATAATGGAAGTTAATCATTTAAAGAGTGATTTAATATATGCTGATGACACGATAGAAATTGGCTTGGACACGGAGTTATACCTTATAGAACCAGGTGATACATTATTTCGAATAGCTGCAGACCACAATGTATCTGTCGAACAGTTGCAAGAATGGAATGACCTAAGTTCAGATTTAATTTATGCAGGTGATACAATTTCAGTTTCAGGTTCAACGGAAGAGGTCCTCGCAGTAATAGCGGATCAATCAAGTGATGCGGATTCAAATGCAACAGAAACAGATTCATCTGATCGCGTTGAAACAATAGAAGAAACATCTGCGCCAACATCAAATGTCGAACGGACAATGACAGTTGAAGCGACTGCCTATACAGCTTATTGTGATGGCTGCTCAGGTACAACAGCGAACGGTACAAATTTACGTGCTAACCCAAATTTAAAAGTAATCGCAGTTGATCCACGTGTCATTCCATTAGGTACAAAAGTATGGGTTGAAGGCTACGGGGAAGCAGTAGCAGCGGATACAGGTGGTGCGATCAAAGGCAATAAAATCGACGTGTTTATACCAAATTTAGATGGTGCTTATGAATGGGGGCGCCGTACAGTAACAATCAAAATTTTAGACTAA
- a CDS encoding YfbR-like 5'-deoxynucleotidase codes for MIIIGIHTFFTSLNDLERIIRCPGRFKFEEHNVAAHSWKVSQYAMFFATLEERAGNNIDWKSLYEKTINHDFAEVFIGDIKTPVKHASVELKQMLSHVEEKMMEKFIIEEIPEDLQDIFFERMKEGKDGTIEGRLLEFADKLDQFYESFAELKRGNTDKEFVHMYQVALSKLLLIDLPTSVQYFRNEILADAVAEKTIIDIAKLTENILKQHTD; via the coding sequence GTGATAATTATAGGAATCCACACATTTTTTACAAGTTTAAACGACCTTGAGCGCATTATTCGCTGTCCAGGACGCTTTAAATTTGAAGAACATAACGTAGCAGCTCATTCGTGGAAAGTTTCACAATATGCGATGTTTTTCGCGACACTTGAGGAACGTGCAGGCAACAACATTGATTGGAAGTCATTATACGAAAAAACAATTAACCACGATTTTGCCGAAGTGTTCATTGGCGATATTAAAACGCCGGTCAAACATGCAAGCGTTGAGTTAAAGCAAATGCTTTCTCATGTTGAAGAAAAGATGATGGAGAAATTCATTATTGAAGAAATTCCGGAAGACTTACAGGACATTTTCTTTGAGCGTATGAAAGAAGGCAAGGATGGCACGATCGAAGGCCGTTTACTCGAATTTGCTGATAAGCTCGATCAGTTTTACGAATCCTTCGCTGAATTAAAGCGTGGCAATACAGATAAAGAGTTTGTTCATATGTACCAAGTAGCATTATCCAAACTGCTACTAATTGATTTACCGACAAGCGTACAATACTTCCGCAACGAAATTTTAGCGGATGCAGTCGCCGAAAAAACAATTATAGATATTGCAAAGCTAACAGAAAACATCTTAAAACAACATACAGATTAA
- a CDS encoding carbohydrate kinase family protein codes for MKKILCIGELLIDFFTTEIQQSLIEATTFEKQAGGAPANVAAAIAKFGGNAFFCGKVGDDAFGHFLQQTLQNAGVCTEQLILDPSAPTTLAFVSREMDGERDFIFNRGADELLRIEDLYLQKLMDMDIIHFGSATALLSDPFSKTYEQLMQTLIMQNHFISFDPNYRTNLWKGDTERFIEKCAPFIDAAHFIKMSSEELLLFARTENFKEALNWATQFEDKAIAITQGAEGTIYIQNGVITVVPSISVNAIDATGAGDAFVGAVLYELALRDTTEISQAEWVSIIEFANRVGAKVCEKVGAIEALPTLTEAKMA; via the coding sequence TTGAAGAAAATTCTTTGCATCGGTGAATTACTAATCGATTTTTTTACGACTGAAATCCAACAGTCTCTTATAGAAGCAACAACTTTCGAAAAACAAGCAGGTGGCGCTCCAGCAAATGTCGCAGCAGCGATTGCCAAATTTGGTGGTAACGCTTTCTTTTGCGGTAAAGTTGGCGATGATGCTTTTGGCCACTTTTTACAGCAAACACTGCAAAATGCCGGTGTCTGTACAGAACAACTCATTTTAGATCCTTCTGCACCAACAACTCTTGCTTTTGTCTCTCGTGAAATGGATGGTGAGCGCGACTTTATTTTTAATCGTGGTGCTGACGAGCTGCTACGCATTGAAGACTTATATTTACAAAAGCTAATGGACATGGATATTATTCATTTCGGTTCTGCAACCGCACTGCTTAGTGACCCATTTAGTAAAACATACGAGCAGTTGATGCAAACATTAATTATGCAAAATCATTTTATTTCATTTGATCCGAATTACCGCACAAATTTATGGAAGGGTGACACTGAGCGATTTATCGAAAAATGTGCACCTTTTATCGACGCCGCGCATTTTATTAAAATGAGTAGCGAGGAACTACTATTATTCGCCCGTACGGAAAATTTTAAGGAAGCGTTAAATTGGGCTACTCAATTCGAAGATAAAGCAATTGCCATTACACAAGGTGCAGAGGGTACAATTTACATTCAAAATGGTGTGATTACAGTAGTTCCTTCCATTTCAGTAAATGCAATCGATGCAACCGGAGCTGGCGATGCGTTTGTTGGCGCGGTATTGTATGAGCTAGCTCTGCGTGACACGACAGAAATCTCGCAAGCTGAGTGGGTATCGATTATCGAATTTGCAAATCGTGTTGGTGCAAAAGTATGCGAAAAAGTCGGAGCAATCGAAGCGTTACCAACATTAACAGAAGCAAAAATGGCATAA
- a CDS encoding RNA polymerase sigma factor — translation MKNILRGELSECVSANLYRSSAKTDAYFFIKTSYSAIAEDLTQDVFYEATKSIHTYRGEATLSTWLFKIANNLLKKHYRKKHYEKNLLTKIEAQPTLPLFTTEQLIELKDEAKRLLTKIEQIEPPLKEIVLLRSKTIFTS, via the coding sequence TTGAAGAACATTTTGAGAGGTGAACTGAGTGAATGCGTTAGCGCAAATTTATACAGATCTTCAGCCAAAACTGACGCTTACTTTTTCATAAAAACGTCCTACTCAGCCATCGCTGAAGATCTAACTCAGGATGTTTTTTACGAAGCAACAAAGTCCATTCATACATATCGTGGAGAGGCTACCCTTTCGACATGGCTATTTAAAATAGCGAACAATTTATTAAAAAAACACTATCGCAAAAAGCACTATGAAAAGAACTTACTCACGAAAATTGAAGCACAGCCAACGTTGCCTTTATTTACGACAGAGCAATTAATCGAGCTAAAAGACGAAGCTAAACGGCTCCTAACAAAAATCGAGCAAATAGAACCACCATTGAAAGAAATTGTGTTGCTCCGTTCCAAAACAATTTTCACAAGCTGA
- a CDS encoding DUF1850 domain-containing protein, which translates to MKKWLVIIFVLISVIICFIPYERSITFTQTRTEQPVMYYLPLNDAFDFQIVFTHSIHLTDVIESYRVLTNNELQLLSMQYEDVAIGMPSSAEEGQTLTYEKGRYTLRYDDAKLKDFTLHVGDVDYKLNLQHKDEVIALKEKLTRGKSYVLKIKKLSFYQKMKGVELNESK; encoded by the coding sequence ATGAAGAAGTGGCTTGTCATTATATTTGTATTAATTAGTGTAATAATCTGTTTTATTCCATATGAGCGGAGTATAACATTTACACAGACACGTACAGAACAGCCTGTTATGTATTATTTGCCGCTGAATGATGCATTCGATTTCCAAATAGTATTTACGCATTCTATTCATTTAACAGATGTAATAGAAAGCTATCGAGTGTTAACGAATAATGAACTACAGCTATTGTCAATGCAATATGAGGACGTAGCAATCGGAATGCCGAGTTCAGCAGAAGAGGGCCAAACATTAACGTATGAAAAAGGCCGATACACACTGCGTTATGATGATGCCAAATTAAAGGATTTTACGTTACATGTTGGTGATGTAGATTATAAATTAAATTTGCAGCATAAAGATGAAGTAATTGCACTAAAAGAAAAACTAACACGTGGGAAATCCTACGTACTTAAAATTAAGAAATTATCATTTTATCAAAAAATGAAGGGAGTCGAATTAAATGAATCAAAATAA
- a CDS encoding superoxide dismutase family protein: MRKVWIISSVMLLVGCNYFQSEKVPVSAPQALSAKALMYNTKNELVGEIALKETEKGVELTAVINNLTPGEHGIHLHETGKCEAPTFETAGAHFNPTKKQHGINNPLGPHKGDLPNLEVDETGQVQLNFITADFTLEKGQQTSIFDEDGTSIIIHEKRDDYKTDPSGNSGARIVCGEIE, from the coding sequence ATGCGGAAAGTATGGATTATTAGTAGTGTGATGTTATTAGTGGGTTGTAATTATTTTCAATCCGAAAAAGTTCCAGTAAGCGCTCCGCAAGCTCTATCAGCAAAAGCGTTGATGTACAATACAAAAAATGAATTGGTTGGCGAAATTGCGCTGAAAGAAACCGAAAAAGGTGTGGAATTAACAGCGGTTATAAATAATTTAACGCCAGGAGAACATGGCATTCACTTACATGAAACTGGTAAATGTGAAGCACCCACTTTTGAAACGGCTGGTGCTCATTTTAATCCAACGAAAAAACAACATGGCATTAATAACCCATTAGGACCACATAAGGGAGATTTACCGAATTTAGAGGTTGATGAAACAGGGCAGGTGCAATTAAATTTCATAACTGCCGATTTTACATTGGAAAAAGGCCAACAAACGTCAATTTTTGATGAAGATGGTACGTCAATTATTATTCATGAAAAGAGAGATGATTATAAAACAGACCCTTCAGGAAATTCAGGCGCGCGAATTGTATGTGGGGAAATAGAGTGA
- a CDS encoding sensor histidine kinase: protein MKTLYKQYIVVTLVVIAASITLSMLFLGQIYNAQIRPDTDKENFEVAQEVKQILNAMPEESYNEYFRSIAKLGYQVTIVNEAGKTTHYGTAFKKNDLNRAMSAIIGTENVYHGIQGYKENFFFMNYFANDVQNTIGVSILLSGEPHALFIRQDNATLFSEMHFLIVGFIIISAIIILGTMIFLARQLVLPLKQLQHATEQIAQENYDIQINIARDDELGMLATQFQKMAKRLAENDQTKKDFINNVSHDFQSPLLNIQGYANVLKDSDNTEEERIQYLEIIEQETKRLSALTKQLLLLSSLDQKNLPIDKKHFALDQQLKERLFSKRWKLDDRQMELIYELEPVEIYADEHLFEQVWDNLLSNAIRYSEERGKIIVTCSKKEDTVQVVIQDYGIGIPEEALEKVKERFYRVDRSRSNQSSGLGLAIVTEIVKRHEGELLIESELGKGTKVTIRLS, encoded by the coding sequence ATGAAAACATTGTATAAGCAATATATTGTCGTCACACTAGTGGTCATTGCAGCAAGTATTACACTGTCAATGCTGTTTCTTGGGCAAATTTATAATGCACAAATTCGTCCTGATACGGATAAGGAAAACTTTGAAGTGGCGCAAGAAGTAAAGCAAATCTTAAATGCTATGCCAGAGGAAAGCTATAATGAGTATTTCCGGTCAATTGCCAAGTTAGGATATCAAGTAACGATTGTAAATGAAGCGGGGAAAACCACACATTATGGGACAGCGTTTAAAAAAAATGATTTAAATAGAGCGATGAGTGCAATTATCGGTACAGAAAATGTGTATCATGGCATTCAAGGTTATAAGGAAAACTTTTTCTTTATGAACTATTTTGCTAATGATGTACAAAATACGATTGGTGTTTCAATTTTATTAAGTGGAGAGCCGCATGCGCTATTTATTCGTCAAGATAATGCGACGCTATTTTCAGAAATGCACTTTTTAATCGTTGGTTTTATTATTATTAGTGCCATTATTATTTTGGGAACGATGATTTTTTTAGCCCGTCAGCTTGTGCTACCATTAAAGCAATTACAGCACGCAACTGAACAAATAGCGCAGGAAAATTATGATATCCAGATAAATATCGCGCGTGATGATGAGCTAGGCATGCTTGCAACGCAGTTTCAAAAAATGGCAAAGCGCCTAGCAGAAAATGACCAAACGAAAAAGGACTTTATCAATAATGTGTCGCATGATTTTCAGTCACCACTTTTAAACATTCAAGGCTATGCCAATGTGTTAAAAGACTCGGATAATACGGAAGAGGAACGTATTCAATATTTAGAAATTATTGAGCAGGAAACGAAACGATTATCAGCGCTGACAAAACAGCTACTATTATTAAGCTCGCTTGATCAAAAAAACTTACCGATTGATAAAAAGCATTTCGCGCTTGATCAGCAGTTGAAAGAACGTTTATTTTCAAAGCGCTGGAAGCTAGATGACCGCCAAATGGAGCTTATTTATGAGTTGGAGCCAGTTGAAATTTATGCGGATGAACATTTATTTGAGCAGGTGTGGGACAATTTATTGTCAAACGCGATTCGTTATAGTGAGGAGCGCGGCAAAATTATTGTGACATGTAGTAAAAAAGAGGATACTGTGCAAGTAGTCATTCAGGATTATGGCATTGGTATTCCAGAAGAAGCATTGGAAAAGGTTAAGGAACGTTTTTACCGTGTAGACCGCTCACGTTCGAATCAAAGCAGTGGGTTGGGTCTCGCGATTGTGACAGAAATTGTGAAGCGCCATGAAGGGGAATTGTTAATTGAAAGTGAGCTTGGTAAAGGAACGAAGGTAACGATACGGTTATCATGA
- a CDS encoding MMPL family transporter: MNKLLQLITDWVSTKRGAWITLIIWLVLMIGLSTGPKLGDYKTSNFQSLPDDSQSIIAENKLSEYFPNDQGTPGILVFHNENGEINSKSVAAILNAIIAEDIEGIDQIVDISKLPPQALGGFTSKDKSTMIVPMTLEKGLGNAAYEEINDHASKVGNEAAEVTGDTKFYITGPAGIAGDTIKLFEQADFQLLFATIFIILILLIVIYRSPLLAIIPLLATVIVYQVANQTIALMGAAGLEINNSTTSIMSILLFAAVIDYSLFVFSRYREELNRYADKYEAMKHAMRATGEPVFFAGGTVLAAMLILFFADFRDYQNFAPIFGMAVFIIMLGSVTLVPALFALFGRKAFWPKVPKFGEVKEVKHGIWGPIAKFVVNKPYVSGGLVLVFMLITSLNVLNLKYEFDTVKSFPEELPSRVGYEIVESRFDKGELAPTSLLVESKEAITEEQQQALTASLLADDTLASVRPSAVSEDGTKVKLSLAFDLNPYSPEAIEKLEEMRENSADYLKEAGIEGELLFAGTTAKLVDERNVNNADIYKIVLLETLLILVLLFVLTRSWKMPIYMMATILVSYLSALGLGLFLVDVLFGYDAISTRVPVYAFIFLVALGIDYNIILVSRFIEERKTRAVKEALEIAIRNTGGVISSAGVILAATFAALMTMPIADLFVFGFMVAVGIIIDTFLVRGMLLPMLILTFEKDKK; encoded by the coding sequence ATGAATAAATTACTACAGCTGATTACGGACTGGGTATCAACGAAGCGTGGTGCTTGGATTACGTTAATCATTTGGCTTGTTCTAATGATCGGTTTAAGCACTGGTCCAAAGCTAGGTGACTATAAAACATCAAATTTCCAATCACTGCCTGATGATTCGCAGTCAATTATCGCAGAAAATAAATTATCCGAATACTTCCCGAACGATCAAGGGACACCAGGGATTCTTGTTTTCCATAATGAAAACGGCGAAATTAATTCCAAAAGTGTAGCAGCTATTTTAAATGCAATCATTGCAGAGGACATTGAAGGTATTGATCAAATTGTAGATATATCAAAACTTCCACCACAAGCATTAGGAGGTTTCACATCAAAAGACAAATCTACAATGATTGTGCCAATGACGCTTGAAAAAGGACTTGGTAATGCAGCTTATGAAGAAATAAATGATCATGCTTCAAAAGTAGGGAACGAGGCAGCTGAAGTAACAGGCGATACGAAATTTTACATTACAGGTCCAGCAGGGATTGCCGGTGATACGATTAAGCTGTTTGAACAAGCAGACTTTCAGTTATTATTCGCAACAATCTTTATTATTTTAATATTATTAATCGTAATTTACCGTTCACCACTACTTGCGATTATTCCATTATTAGCAACAGTAATTGTTTACCAAGTAGCAAACCAAACGATTGCATTAATGGGTGCAGCGGGCTTAGAAATTAACAACTCCACGACATCCATTATGAGTATTTTATTATTCGCAGCAGTAATCGATTACTCACTTTTTGTATTCTCACGCTATCGTGAAGAGTTAAACCGTTATGCCGATAAATACGAGGCGATGAAGCATGCGATGCGTGCAACAGGAGAGCCAGTATTCTTTGCAGGTGGTACGGTATTAGCGGCTATGTTAATTTTATTCTTCGCTGATTTCCGTGATTATCAAAACTTTGCGCCAATTTTTGGGATGGCAGTATTTATCATCATGCTTGGATCGGTAACATTAGTACCGGCATTATTTGCACTATTTGGTCGAAAAGCATTCTGGCCAAAAGTACCGAAATTTGGTGAAGTAAAAGAAGTTAAACATGGTATTTGGGGTCCAATAGCGAAGTTTGTGGTCAACAAGCCGTATGTTTCAGGTGGTTTAGTTTTAGTCTTTATGTTGATTACGTCTCTGAATGTGCTTAACCTAAAGTACGAATTTGATACGGTAAAGTCATTCCCGGAAGAATTACCTTCACGTGTTGGATACGAAATCGTCGAATCCCGTTTTGACAAAGGAGAGCTTGCGCCAACGTCATTACTTGTGGAAAGTAAAGAAGCCATTACAGAAGAACAACAACAGGCTTTAACAGCAAGCTTATTAGCAGATGATACACTCGCATCAGTACGTCCATCAGCAGTGTCTGAAGATGGTACAAAAGTGAAGTTATCACTGGCATTTGATTTAAATCCGTATTCTCCAGAAGCGATTGAAAAGCTAGAGGAAATGCGTGAAAATAGTGCCGATTATTTAAAAGAAGCAGGCATTGAAGGCGAGCTATTATTTGCTGGTACAACAGCAAAATTAGTGGATGAGCGTAACGTCAATAACGCCGACATATACAAAATTGTTCTACTAGAAACATTATTAATTTTAGTGCTGTTATTCGTGTTAACACGCTCTTGGAAAATGCCTATTTATATGATGGCAACCATTTTAGTATCATACTTATCTGCATTAGGTTTAGGTTTGTTCTTAGTTGATGTTTTATTCGGCTATGATGCAATTAGTACACGTGTACCAGTATATGCGTTCATTTTCTTAGTGGCGCTTGGTATCGACTACAACATTATTTTAGTATCGCGCTTTATCGAAGAACGCAAAACACGTGCGGTGAAAGAAGCACTTGAAATTGCGATTCGCAATACAGGTGGGGTGATTTCATCAGCGGGTGTTATTTTAGCAGCAACATTTGCGGCACTAATGACAATGCCAATTGCCGATCTATTCGTATTCGGCTTCATGGTAGCAGTCGGCATTATTATCGACACCTTCCTAGTGCGCGGCATGCTATTACCGATGCTGATTTTAACATTTGAAAAAGATAAGAAATAA
- a CDS encoding putative motility protein produces the protein MDINTMMTSQLASLQQTLQMSILDKAMTTGAAGVIEMMEDIPQQQAAPAAHPYKGQVIDVQV, from the coding sequence ATGGACATTAATACGATGATGACTTCTCAACTTGCGTCACTACAACAAACTTTGCAAATGAGCATTTTAGACAAAGCCATGACTACTGGCGCAGCCGGTGTCATTGAAATGATGGAAGATATTCCTCAGCAACAAGCTGCACCTGCAGCCCACCCTTACAAGGGACAGGTAATTGACGTCCAAGTTTAA
- a CDS encoding response regulator transcription factor, with translation MQILVVDDDAFIRKLIGIHLRKEGYTAHFASDGIEALILLSEHDFDLAIVDVMMPKMDGIQLTKRLTEQEIPVLMLTAKATLDDKEKGFLAGADDYMIKPFEPKELLFRVRAILRRFQKMGRGITKIANMMIDRQTFEVNVGEQGLMLPLKEFELLSILCSRPDVVFSRNQLMEQVWGYDYDGDDFTLTTHIKRLRTRLEEVNANVKIQTVRGIGYKIEEIK, from the coding sequence ATGCAAATTTTAGTGGTAGATGATGATGCATTTATTCGTAAATTAATTGGCATTCATCTTAGGAAAGAAGGCTACACAGCACATTTTGCAAGTGATGGGATAGAGGCACTGATATTGCTTTCAGAACATGATTTTGATTTAGCAATCGTTGATGTGATGATGCCAAAAATGGACGGTATTCAATTGACAAAGCGTTTGACTGAGCAGGAGATACCTGTGTTGATGCTAACTGCAAAAGCAACATTAGATGATAAAGAAAAAGGGTTTTTAGCAGGAGCCGATGATTATATGATCAAACCGTTCGAACCAAAAGAACTATTGTTTCGAGTGCGTGCCATATTACGCCGCTTTCAAAAAATGGGGCGTGGCATAACAAAAATTGCTAATATGATGATTGACCGCCAAACATTTGAAGTAAATGTAGGTGAGCAGGGGTTAATGTTACCGTTAAAAGAATTTGAATTATTAAGTATTTTATGTAGCCGCCCGGATGTCGTATTTTCACGCAATCAGCTAATGGAGCAAGTGTGGGGCTACGATTATGATGGAGATGATTTTACGTTAACAACGCATATTAAGCGGCTGCGTACACGTTTAGAAGAAGTAAACGCGAATGTGAAAATTCAAACGGTGCGAGGCATTGGCTATAAAATCGAGGAAATCAAATGA